The following coding sequences lie in one Arachis ipaensis cultivar K30076 chromosome B05, Araip1.1, whole genome shotgun sequence genomic window:
- the LOC107644190 gene encoding pentatricopeptide repeat-containing protein At1g11900, whose translation MCIASNMQQDVLGVSVLSSDRISDIDWSSRFNKKIWLQHCDSGRRLGHITTKLSECMKAVLKGLVIIDDLITALSSFCTFVVNSYVDLNDAYLGIPSSVPSYRLLLRMAYPRVTLINYCHSSMISWRQGSNFQLSEAIFAFDQNILLILSARVWECEGRRKKEEGRREKEAGKNLGTVAEHIAWETPNAAAAATTCSLCVSFALRPRPPPSTLLLLPFAASPDKEIAAEKVLKEFHATIENVAASSVKGYAAYIDKMCKIGNFSAVSQMLQALQDRNISVPPNVYIVLLAEASQKNDIDLSCQAFKKLLLSCKSPSASSCLSFAQAFTKANGCIELLRFIEEVSEITCSSTSFVNKIIFALVKSGQKDKALVIFDYLKSRNYSLDLVTYNIVLDILGRTGRVDEMLDVFTTMKEAGFVPDIVSYNTVLNGLRKAGRTDMCIVYFKEMSENGIEPDLLTYTALIESFGRSGNAEESLKCFREMKLKGILPSIYIYRSLINNLNKSGKVELAKELLEEMNLSSTRLAGPEDFKHKRRQRNRLAEGPEVR comes from the exons ATGTGCATTGCAAGCAATATGCAGCAGGATGTCCTTGGAGTCTCCGTATTGTCCTCCGACCGAATCTCAGATATTG ACTGGTCCAGTAGATTCAACAAGAAAATATGGTTACAACATTGTGATAGCGGTCGCAGGCTTGGGCACATTACAACAAAGCTCTCTGAGTGCATGAAAGCTGTTTTGAAAG GTCTTGTGATAATTGATGATTTGATTACTGCATTATCGTCCTTTTGCACCTTTGTTGTCAATTCATATGTAGATCTTAATG ATGCTTACCTGGGTATCCCTTCAAGTGTCCCAAGCTACAGATTACTCCTGAGAATGGCTTATCCGAGAGTGACACTGATAAACTATTGTCACTCCTCCATGATCAG TTGGAGGCAGGGAAGCAACTTTCAACTCAGCGAGGCTATCTTTGCTTTCGacc aaaacatattatTAATCTTGAGTGCGAGGGTATGGGAATgtgaagggagaaggaagaaggaagaaggaagaagggagaaggaagcaGGCAAAAACCTTGGTACCGTAGCAGAGCACATAGCGTGGGAAACCCCAAATG CAGCTGCAGCAGCAACAACTTGTTCTCTCTGTGTCTCGTTTGCACTCCGCCCTCGCCCTCCACCTTCCACTCTCCTCCTCTTACCCTTTG CGGCATCTCCTGACAAAGAGATAGCAGCGGAGAAAGTCTTGAAGGAATTTCATGCCACAATTGAAAATGTGGCAGCATCAAGTGTCAAAGGTTATGCTGCATATATTGATAAGATGTGCAAGATTGGAAATTTTTCTGCTGTGAGTCAAATGCTACAAGCTTTACAAGACAGGAACATTTCTGTTCCCCCTAATGTGTATATTGTCTTGTTAGCAGAGGCAAGTCAGAAGAATGACATAGACCTTTCGTGTCAAGCCTTCAAGAAATTATTGCTGTCCTGTAAATCCCCAAGTGCATCTTCATGTCTTAGTTTTGCCCAGGCTTTCACAAAAGCCAATGGTTGTATCGAGCTACTCAGATTCATTGAAGAAGTATCAGAAATAACTTGTTCGAGTACATCATTTGTAAACAAGATCATTTTCGCCCTTGTCAAAAGTGGACAGAAGGATAAGGCCTTGGTGATATTTGATTATCTTAAGAGTCGTAACTATAGTCTTGACTTGGTCACATATAATATTGTTCTAGATATATTGGGCCGTACAGGTCGTGTGGATGAAATGCTTGATGTGTTTACAACCATGAAGGAAGCTGGTTTTGTTCCGGATATTGTTTCTTATAATACTGTATTGAATGGCTTGCGGAAGGCGGGAAGAACAGACATGTGTATTGTGTATTTTAAGGAAATGAGTGAGAATGGCATCGAACCGGATTTGCTTACATATACTGCATTAATTGAGAGTTTCGGCAGATCAGGAAATGCTGAGGAATCTTTGAAATGCTTCAGGGAGATGAAACTGAAGGGGATCCTCCCTTCAATATACATCTATCGATCTCTAATCAATAATTTAAACAAATCAGGAAAGGTTGAGTTGGCAAAAGAGCTTCTAGAGGAGATGAATTTGTCTTCTACTCGTCTAGCTGGTCCCGAAGATTTCAAGCATAAAAGAAGACAAAGAAACAGGCTGGCCGAGGGTCCCGAAGTTCGTTAG